A region of Nocardioides alkalitolerans DNA encodes the following proteins:
- a CDS encoding DUF1349 domain-containing protein produces MTHQPWTTGRWTHAPVAATPDSDDLVVTAAEGSDAWRRTSYGFVHDSAHALVAPFAVGTALEVTFTADLPEQFDQAGVFVAVDEETWVKAGLERSDGRLQLGAVVTRGWSDWSVAPVDDWSGRRVTVRVSRSADALVVRAGLEGEERQFVRVTPFDGALSAEAGPYLCSPTRAGLAVRFHAWRVTEADAGLH; encoded by the coding sequence ATGACGCACCAGCCCTGGACCACCGGCCGCTGGACCCACGCCCCGGTCGCGGCCACCCCCGACAGCGACGACCTCGTCGTCACGGCGGCGGAGGGCTCGGACGCGTGGCGACGCACCTCGTACGGCTTCGTCCACGACTCCGCGCACGCGCTGGTGGCGCCGTTCGCGGTGGGTACGGCGCTGGAGGTGACCTTCACGGCCGACCTGCCCGAGCAGTTCGACCAGGCGGGCGTGTTCGTCGCCGTCGACGAGGAGACCTGGGTGAAGGCGGGGCTCGAGCGCTCCGACGGACGGCTGCAGCTCGGCGCCGTCGTGACCCGCGGGTGGTCGGACTGGTCCGTCGCGCCGGTCGACGACTGGTCGGGACGGCGCGTGACGGTGCGGGTCAGCCGGTCCGCCGACGCGCTCGTCGTGCGGGCGGGGCTCGAGGGGGAGGAGCGGCAGTTCGTCAGGGTGACGCCGTTCGACGGAGCGCTCTCCGCCGAGGCCGGGCCCTACCTCTGCTCACCGACGCGGGCGGGGCTCGCCGTGCGGTTCCACGCGTGGCGCGTGACGGAGGCGGACGCGGGGCTGCACTGA